A region of Acidobacteriota bacterium DNA encodes the following proteins:
- a CDS encoding tetratricopeptide repeat protein, producing MPDGSRESIKRAAVTRRDGRLPDAQRDFAEAVALCRVEGSPLRLAHTIRHLGDVHREAGRADLAEPCYREALEIYRRHPEAPPLDLANALRPFALLEEARGGNDPARAMWEEARGLYAAVGVAAGVKECEEHLAKLGGNP from the coding sequence ATGCCGGACGGATCCAGAGAATCCATCAAGAGGGCCGCTGTCACCCGACGCGACGGGCGCCTTCCCGACGCGCAGCGCGACTTCGCGGAGGCCGTCGCGCTTTGCCGCGTCGAGGGAAGCCCCCTCCGTCTCGCGCACACGATCCGTCACCTCGGCGACGTCCACCGAGAGGCCGGCCGCGCCGATCTCGCCGAGCCGTGCTACCGGGAGGCGCTCGAGATCTACCGGCGTCACCCCGAGGCGCCTCCCCTCGACCTCGCCAACGCGCTGAGACCCTTCGCCCTCCTCGAGGAGGCGCGTGGAGGAAACGATCCGGCCCGCGCGATGTGGGAGGAGGCGAGGGGGCTCTACGCGGCGGTCGGCGTCGCGGCCGGCGTGAAAGAGTGCGAGGAGCACCTCGCGAAGCTGGGAGGAAACCCGTGA